The genomic region CGGCCACTGGGTGACGACACGGCCGTTGGCGGCCCGAAAGTAACTGCTGCACCGCGTCGTCCACACAGTGCCGTCCATCCACTCGTCGATCCGAGCGATGAAGTCGGCCATGGTCTGCGCCCGCACCGCGACGTAGGACCGTCTACGCCGCCGCATGTGCCGCAGGGCCTTGACGACGTACCGCGCCTGCGCCTCGAGCATGAAGATGACGCTGTTGGAACCGACGTTGGTGTTCGGCCCGTACAGCATGAACAGGTTGGGGAAACCAGGGACCGCCATGCCCAGATAGGCGTACGCGCCGTCGCGCCAGGCCTCGTGCAGCGTCTGGCCGTGCTCCCCCGTCACCTCGATCTGGCCCAGGTAGTCCGCTGCGGCATACCCGGTCGCACACACCACGACGTCGACGTCGAGTTCGCGGCCGTCCTCAGTCACCAGCGAGCGGGCGCGCAGTGCCCGCGCCGGGCTGGACACCACCTCGACGTGCGACTGCGTGAGCGCGGGCACGAAATCCGACGAGAACACCAATCGCTTGCAGCCGATGGGCGTCTCGGGCGTGAGGCGCTTGCGCAGGTCGGTGTCGACGACGGTTCGCTCGAGCATCGCCGCAGCCGCCGACCGGAACTCGTGGGTCTTGTCGCTGCCATGCTCGATCACCGAGATGTTGGACTCGCTGCGCAGCCACAACCGGGTGCGGTAGAGACGCTTGGCGAACGGCACCTTGGCGAAAAGCCACTTCTCCCGGTCGGTGTACTCGCGGTCGGGTTTGGGCAGGACCCACGTCGGCGAACGCTGGATGGAGTACACACTCCTGGCCACCTTGACGACCTCGGGCACCAGTTGTGCTGCGGTGGAGCCCGTTCCGAGCACGGCGACGTCCCTGCCAGTCAGGTCGACGTCGTGGTCCCAGCGCGCGGTGTGCATCACGGTGCCGGTGAACGGTTCCTCCTCGTGCAGTGTCGGCATCGTCGGCTGGGTGAACAGTCCGACCGCGGACACCACGACGTCGAACACGTGCTCCTCGCCGGTCGCGGTCATCAACCGCCAGGTCCTTGACGACTCCTGCCAGCGTGCCGAGGTCACCTCGGTGTTCAGCGTCAGGTGGGGCCCCAACCGGTGCCGCCGCGCGCAGCGTTCGAAGTACTCCAGGATCTCGGCCTGTCCCGACCACAGCCGCGACCAGCCCGAGTTCAGGTCGAAGGAGAACGAGTACAGGTGCGACTTCACATCGCAGGCCAGACCCGGATAGGTGTTGATGCGCCAGGTCCCGCCGACGCCATCCTCGCGGTCGAAGATGGTGAAGTTCTCGAGGCCCACCCTCTTGAGGAAAATGCCCAACGCCAACCCGCCGGGTCCTGCACCGATGATGCCCACCGAGGGCCCCTTGGACATACCCGTCATCCGATCCGCAGCGATTGGCCACCGTCGACCACGAGTTCGGAGCCGGTGATGAACGATGCGGCGTCCGACACCAGGAATGCCACGGCGTCGGCGACCTCGAAGGGCTTTCCGAGCCGCCCACCGGTCGACATCTCGGTGAGCCGCCGCTGGGTGTTCTCGTCGAGCATCGGGGTCTCGATCGGGCCGGGAAGCACGGCGTTGACTCGGATTCCGGACGGTGCCAGCTCGGCCGCCGTGATCTGGGTGAGCCCGCGCAGCGCCCATTTCGACGAACCGTAGGCGGCGTGGTTGGGGAACGGCCGGACGGCCCCGGTGCTGCAGGTGTTGACGATCGCGGCACCGTGGGCCTGCCTCAGGTGCGCCAGCGTGGCGCGGATACCGAGGAAGGGGCCGAGGCAGTTGACCCGCCAGCTGCCCTCGAAACCGGCCGGGGTCTCCTCGGACAGCGATGCGCGGTGCAGGACGCCAGCGTTGTTCACCAGTGCGCTCAGGCCGCCGAAGCGAGCCACCACGGTGCGCACGGCCACATCCCACTGCTCCTCGGAGGTGACGTCGAGCGGCACGGCAATGACGTCGTCACCGGATCCGGTGGTCTCGCGCAGCTCGTCGGCGTTTCGGTCGCACGCGGCCACCAGGAATCCATCGGCACGCAGCCTGGCCACGATCGCCGCGCCCTGTCCGCGGGCCGCGCCCGTGACAAGGGCCACCCTGGCGTCGGTTGTGGTCTCGCTCGTGGTCAGTGGTATCCCCCATCGTTGGACGTCGATTCGTCGGCGTGCTCGGTTGCGGTGGCCAAATGTCGTGCGGCGCCCAGGCGCAGGGACTGCGACTCCGAGGCCAGGGTGATGACGCGGAAGCCCATCGCCGCAGCGGTGCGGCTGATGGCGCCATCGCCCGCGTGCACGCCGGCGATCAAGCCTGCGGCGGTGGCGCGGGAGACGATGTGCGCCATCGCGTCCAGCACCGCAGGGTGCCGCCATGCGTCAGCCAGGGTGTGGCCCATCGAGATGGCCAGGTCGGCCGGTCCGACATAGACACCGCTAAGCCCTGGGACCGCGCAGATCTCGTCGACGGCGGCCACACCGCGGGCGGTCTCGATCATCACGTGCACGCTCACCCGATCCTGCAGATGGGCGATGTCGTGGCCGAGGCTGGCCCGCAGCGGTCCGAAGCTGCGCACGCCGGCCGGAGCGAAACGCGTCGCGGCCACCGCCTCTGCGGCCTGCTCCGGCGTCTCGATCATGGCGATGATGATCGCGTCGGCGCCCGCATCGAGCACCCGGCCTATCGGCGCGGGGGCGGTGGACGGGAGCCGGACGGCGGTGGCGATCGGCAGGTGCTCGGTGCCCTTGAGTAGCAGCGCGACGTCGGCGTCATCGAGATATCCATGTTGGCAGTCGAATCCGACGTAGTCATAGCCCGTCTGCGCGAAGGCCTCGGGTCCCGTCATGGTGGGACCCACCACCCAACCGCCCCACACCTGGGCGCGCTGAGCGAGTGAGTCGATGAGCCTTCCGCCGGTCATGGCACGATCGCGATCTTCACGCGGCCGGGTGTGGGCCGGCATGCGGTCTCGAACGCCGCCTGCACGTCGGCGGTCCGGAACGTGTGGGTGAGGTATTCCGTCAACAGGTCGGGGTGTGCGGCGGCGAACGCCGACGCCGCGGTGAGCATGCGCCGACGCTCCAGTGTCACACCAGATTTCAGGGTCAGGTTGTTACGCAGCATGGTGCGCATGCTGATCGGATAGGTGTCATCGTCGGTCACGCCGAAGTAGAAGACGGTGCCGCCGAACGCGGCTGCCTCAATGGCGTGGCCGAGCGTTGCGACCTGGTGGCCCACGGCCTCGATGACCACGTCAGGGCGTTCGGCCGGATCGAGGTGGCGGATCCAGCGGTCACTTGTCGCGCGCACGACGCGGTCGACGCCGAATCGCGGCCCGAGGGTCTCGCGGTCGACGGGGTCCACACCGGTGACCAGAGCAGCACCCGCAGCTTTCGCCACGTACGAGAACAGCAGGCCGATCGAGCCCTGTCCGATGACGGCGACGTGTCTGCCCGCGAGATCGCCCAGCTGCTCGACCGCGTAGAGCACGCAGGCCAGCGGCTGCAGACCGATCGCGAGTTCCGGTGTGAGCGAGGGCTCGTAGCGGACCAATCCCTCGCCGTCGGCGACGACCTGGTCCATCAGGCCGTCGAAACCCGATGCCCAGCCCACGACGCGGTCGCCGCGGGTGTGCTCGGGGTGGCGGCTGGCCACGACCTCGCCCGCGATCTCGTGGACGGGGAATCCGTGCATCCCGGCGGCACACGCGCCGATGTCACCGGGCAGTCGGCCCTGTGTGCCGCGAAATCCCGGCAGGTCACTACCGCACACACCAGCGGCCAGGAACTGCAGCAGCACCTGCCCGTCGGCCAGCGACGCCGGCGAGGGCTCGGGCTGCTCGGTGCGTTCGAATGTGTACGGCGCGATGAGTCGGTACGACCACACGGCTCAGTGACCTCCGGTCTGGACCGTCACGGGGATGTTGTTCCAGCCCCACTGGAAACTCGACGGCGGACGCCACGCGGCCTCGGTGTCGACGCGGAACTCGGGCACCCGCTTGAGCCACTCGGCGACCAGGATGCCGATCTCGAGGCGCGCCAGATGCACGCCAAGGCAGAAGTGCTGACCTCGACCGAACGCCAGGAGTCGCTCGATGGGCCGGTTCCAGATGAACTCGTCGGGATCGGCGTACTCGCGTTCGTCGCGCGAGGCCGACGCGAGCAGCGTGATGATGCGTTGACCCGGTTCGATCGTGGTGCCGTGCAATGTAAATGGGGTACGCACGGTGCGGGCGAACCACTGTGCGGGTGCGCAGAAGCGGATCATCTCCTCGCGCGCGACAGCCACGTTGGACTCCAGATCGGCACGCACGGCGGCGAGTTGGTCTGGACGCTGCGACAGTTCCCACAGACCGTGCGCGACGATCTTGGGCACGGTCTCGGTGCCACCGATGAACACTCCGAGCATCTGCGTGGCGGCCTCGGTGTCGGAGAGCGCCGACCCGTCCGGCAGCCGGTAGTTGATCAGGCCGTCGACGATCGGCTGGCTGCCGTCGGCGCCCTCGGCGCGTCGGCGTACGACGATCGGTGTCAGGTACTCGAGATAACCGGGCCGGGCATTGGCGGTGTTGACACCGTCACCCGGTTTGGCGAGGCTGCCCGCGTTCACCGTGGCCAGCACATCGGGCGCCAGCTCGTCAGGCAGACCGACCAGGTGACACACCATTGACGCCGCGACGACGCCGCCGTAGTCCTGGGTCAGGTCGAAGTTGCCCTGCGGCAGCAGGACATCCAGCCGCTCGTTGGCCAGTTCACGGATGCGGTCAGCCAGTCCCGCGACGTTGCGCGGCCGCAGCGGCTTCGAGTGCGCGCCCCGGACACCACCGTAGATCGGGTTGTCGAAGTTGGCGTGAAACGGCATCGGATGCACCGGCGGATCGGGCACCGGCCCGTCGTTGTGGTGTGCCAGAACCGTCGCGGCAGGCAGGGTGCCCTCCGACGCCACGAAGGTTCCGTCGTTGATCTCCAACACATCCCACACGTCGGCGAAACGCGACACCGCGTAGGTGTCCCATTTCTCGACGTAGTACAGCGGGTGGCGGTCGCGCAGCACCCGGTAGTGCGGAAACGGGTCGGCCATCACCGCCGGATCGAATGGATCATACGAGAAGTCCTGCATCGCCTCTGATCTCATCTGGGCATTCACTGCAGCGGCGAGGGTGGGAGGGCCTGGAGAATGGAGTCCTCCCAGCCGTCGCGTAGAGCGGGCGCGAGCCTCATCCACGTGACGATCTCGGCGGGCGGCTGGTCCTTCCACGACGGGTAGTGGTTCTCGAAGCACTCCCAGTCCCCGTCGAGCGCCCAGTAGTGGATCACCTCGTTGAACCGGAACGTCGTGGTGAAGGACCCCAGCCAGCGCTTGCCCGTGCTCTCCGACCACGGCACGTACAACCGTTCCAGTTCCTTGATGTAGTCGTCCTGGCGCCCTGGCTTGGTCTGCATGATCTCCTGGATCACCAGTCCCGCCTTGAAATCGGCCGCCTTGAGTTCGGCGAGGTTCTTGTTCTGCGGGGCGGCGTACATGATCCGCCCCTCGCCCGTGGCGCCGGTGTCGGCGAGATAGGTCGCCCACGTGGTGGCGGCATCGGCGTGTGTTCCGCCGCGCGCCTGGGCCTTACCGATGCGCGCGTAGTCGGCGAAGGCGTCGATCTCCCAGATGATGGTGACCTGCGGCCAGTGCCCGTTGTAGGGCGTGGACTCCCAGATTGTGAAGAGTCGCGCGCCGAGATCGGACATCATCGGGTGATAGACCTCGTCGAACGCCTTGGTGAACTGATCGCTGCGTCCGGAACCGAGGGCGATGGTCTCGTGCAGGTACAGAAGCGTGTGGCTGTGATACTTCCGCATGGCCGGTTCAACAACCTCCGTTTAGCGTCATGCGCACACCGCCGATAGTTGACAGTGGCACCCAGCGAGCGTGACACTTGTGGCGTGTTTTGTAAAGCATCGCGGTCGATCAGCCGGTTCGACGTCGGATGAGCCCGACGCCATTGGCCAATGGATTCTGTTTTGGTGAGGGACCGCGGTGGTTCGAGGGCCTGCTCTGGTTCTCGGACATGCTCGGCGAGGCCGTGCACACCGTGGACCTCAACGGCGCGACCAGCACCCTGCAACTACCCGGCAGAGCGCCGTCCGGGCTGGGTTTCCGGCCCGACGGAACGCTGCTGATCGTCTCCACCGAGGATCGTCAGGTGCTCCGCTACGACGGTGACCACGTGACCGTGCTGGCCGACCTGGGCGACCTGGTGCCCGCCAATCTCGGCGATATGGTGATCGACGCCCGTGGTGCCGCCTTCGTGGGATCGCAGGCCCGAGAGGGGGGTGTCATCGTCCGCATCGACCCTGATGACACCGCCTCCGTCGTGGCAGGCGACCTCGACTTCCCCAACGGCATGGTCATCACCCCGGACGGCGACACGCTTGTCGTCGCCGAGTCGACGGGACGCCGACTCACCGCGTTCACGGTCACGACCGACGGTGCGCTGGTCGATCGACGGGTGTTCGCCGACGGCCTCGACGGACCCCCCGATGGCCTGGCGATCGACAACGAGGGCGGGGTGTGGACAGCCATGACACTGGCCCACCAGTTCGAGCGAATCACCGACGGCGGCAACGTGACCGATCGCATCGACATGGCGGGGCGTACCGCCATCGCCTGCGCCCTGGGCGGTCCCGACGGACGCACGCTGTTCCTGCTGTCCAGCACCGACGCGTATCCCGAACGTCTGATCGGCACCAAGGCGTCACGCGTCGACGCGCTGATGGTCGACGTGCCCGCCCCGGGTCGATTCGGGCACTGAGGAAATTGGGCACTGACGGAAAGTTGAAGATGTCTGACTCCTACTACGAACTCGTCGACACCGATGACGCAGGCGAGCGTTTCCGCGCGACCGACCTGGTGCGCGGCACGTGGAATGCCTCGATCCAGCACGGTGCCCCCGTATCGGCGCTGCTGGTCCGTGCGCTGGAACGCTGCGCGCCGCGCGATGACACCAGGCTCAGCCGCGTGATGATCGACCTGGTCGGCGGCGTGCCCGCAGAGGGTGACCTGTGGTTGCGCGCTCAAGTCGACCGTCCGGGCAGGCAGATCGAACTGGTCAGTGCGGAACTACTCGCCCCTGACCGCGACGGTGCACCGCGGACCGTCGCGAAGGCAAGCGGTTGGCGGCTGTCCACCCTCGACACCACAGCGGTCGTACACGCGCCCGCGCCCGCACTCGCGCCGCTGGCGCAGGCGAAGAGCCGCGATATGGCCAAGAATTGGGACCGCAACTACGTGCACAGCATCGACTGGCGCTGGCTCACCACGCCATTGGCCGACGGGCCCGGCGAATCCTGGCTGCGGCCGACCGTGGACCTCGTGAAGGGCGAGACGATGACGCCGCTGCAGCGGCTGTTC from Mycolicibacterium sp. YH-1 harbors:
- a CDS encoding NAD(P)/FAD-dependent oxidoreductase, yielding MSKGPSVGIIGAGPGGLALGIFLKRVGLENFTIFDREDGVGGTWRINTYPGLACDVKSHLYSFSFDLNSGWSRLWSGQAEILEYFERCARRHRLGPHLTLNTEVTSARWQESSRTWRLMTATGEEHVFDVVVSAVGLFTQPTMPTLHEEEPFTGTVMHTARWDHDVDLTGRDVAVLGTGSTAAQLVPEVVKVARSVYSIQRSPTWVLPKPDREYTDREKWLFAKVPFAKRLYRTRLWLRSESNISVIEHGSDKTHEFRSAAAAMLERTVVDTDLRKRLTPETPIGCKRLVFSSDFVPALTQSHVEVVSSPARALRARSLVTEDGRELDVDVVVCATGYAAADYLGQIEVTGEHGQTLHEAWRDGAYAYLGMAVPGFPNLFMLYGPNTNVGSNSVIFMLEAQARYVVKALRHMRRRRRSYVAVRAQTMADFIARIDEWMDGTVWTTRCSSYFRAANGRVVTQWPRSARDFWAMTRRFRAGDYIFEPPTERPDIHVDAHAVAGGDVP
- a CDS encoding SDR family NAD(P)-dependent oxidoreductase, with amino-acid sequence MALVTGAARGQGAAIVARLRADGFLVAACDRNADELRETTGSGDDVIAVPLDVTSEEQWDVAVRTVVARFGGLSALVNNAGVLHRASLSEETPAGFEGSWRVNCLGPFLGIRATLAHLRQAHGAAIVNTCSTGAVRPFPNHAAYGSSKWALRGLTQITAAELAPSGIRVNAVLPGPIETPMLDENTQRRLTEMSTGGRLGKPFEVADAVAFLVSDAASFITGSELVVDGGQSLRIG
- a CDS encoding HpcH/HpaI aldolase/citrate lyase family protein, which produces MTGGRLIDSLAQRAQVWGGWVVGPTMTGPEAFAQTGYDYVGFDCQHGYLDDADVALLLKGTEHLPIATAVRLPSTAPAPIGRVLDAGADAIIIAMIETPEQAAEAVAATRFAPAGVRSFGPLRASLGHDIAHLQDRVSVHVMIETARGVAAVDEICAVPGLSGVYVGPADLAISMGHTLADAWRHPAVLDAMAHIVSRATAAGLIAGVHAGDGAISRTAAAMGFRVITLASESQSLRLGAARHLATATEHADESTSNDGGYH
- a CDS encoding zinc-binding dehydrogenase — protein: MWSYRLIAPYTFERTEQPEPSPASLADGQVLLQFLAAGVCGSDLPGFRGTQGRLPGDIGACAAGMHGFPVHEIAGEVVASRHPEHTRGDRVVGWASGFDGLMDQVVADGEGLVRYEPSLTPELAIGLQPLACVLYAVEQLGDLAGRHVAVIGQGSIGLLFSYVAKAAGAALVTGVDPVDRETLGPRFGVDRVVRATSDRWIRHLDPAERPDVVIEAVGHQVATLGHAIEAAAFGGTVFYFGVTDDDTYPISMRTMLRNNLTLKSGVTLERRRMLTAASAFAAAHPDLLTEYLTHTFRTADVQAAFETACRPTPGRVKIAIVP
- a CDS encoding cytochrome P450, whose product is MRSEAMQDFSYDPFDPAVMADPFPHYRVLRDRHPLYYVEKWDTYAVSRFADVWDVLEINDGTFVASEGTLPAATVLAHHNDGPVPDPPVHPMPFHANFDNPIYGGVRGAHSKPLRPRNVAGLADRIRELANERLDVLLPQGNFDLTQDYGGVVAASMVCHLVGLPDELAPDVLATVNAGSLAKPGDGVNTANARPGYLEYLTPIVVRRRAEGADGSQPIVDGLINYRLPDGSALSDTEAATQMLGVFIGGTETVPKIVAHGLWELSQRPDQLAAVRADLESNVAVAREEMIRFCAPAQWFARTVRTPFTLHGTTIEPGQRIITLLASASRDEREYADPDEFIWNRPIERLLAFGRGQHFCLGVHLARLEIGILVAEWLKRVPEFRVDTEAAWRPPSSFQWGWNNIPVTVQTGGH
- a CDS encoding NIPSNAP family protein, producing the protein MRKYHSHTLLYLHETIALGSGRSDQFTKAFDEVYHPMMSDLGARLFTIWESTPYNGHWPQVTIIWEIDAFADYARIGKAQARGGTHADAATTWATYLADTGATGEGRIMYAAPQNKNLAELKAADFKAGLVIQEIMQTKPGRQDDYIKELERLYVPWSESTGKRWLGSFTTTFRFNEVIHYWALDGDWECFENHYPSWKDQPPAEIVTWMRLAPALRDGWEDSILQALPPSPLQ
- a CDS encoding SMP-30/gluconolactonase/LRE family protein gives rise to the protein MSPTPLANGFCFGEGPRWFEGLLWFSDMLGEAVHTVDLNGATSTLQLPGRAPSGLGFRPDGTLLIVSTEDRQVLRYDGDHVTVLADLGDLVPANLGDMVIDARGAAFVGSQAREGGVIVRIDPDDTASVVAGDLDFPNGMVITPDGDTLVVAESTGRRLTAFTVTTDGALVDRRVFADGLDGPPDGLAIDNEGGVWTAMTLAHQFERITDGGNVTDRIDMAGRTAIACALGGPDGRTLFLLSSTDAYPERLIGTKASRVDALMVDVPAPGRFGH
- a CDS encoding thioesterase family protein, with amino-acid sequence MSDSYYELVDTDDAGERFRATDLVRGTWNASIQHGAPVSALLVRALERCAPRDDTRLSRVMIDLVGGVPAEGDLWLRAQVDRPGRQIELVSAELLAPDRDGAPRTVAKASGWRLSTLDTTAVVHAPAPALAPLAQAKSRDMAKNWDRNYVHSIDWRWLTTPLADGPGESWLRPTVDLVKGETMTPLQRLFTVADDANGIGTKLDIRRWTFMNTDLVVHVHRVPEGEWIGIRAETSYGPDGIGTTFGTLFDAHGAIGGIQQSVLVRPMPSR